The following is a genomic window from Oncorhynchus kisutch isolate 150728-3 linkage group LG6, Okis_V2, whole genome shotgun sequence.
GTCTGTCAGCTGGCATAGAATAGTacctacccctgtctgtctgctaacaTAGAATAGTacctacccctgtctgtctgctaacaTAGAATAGTACCTACCACTGTCTGTCAGCTAACATAGAATAGTACCTACCACTGTCTGTCAGCTGGCATAGAATAGTACCTACCCCTGTCTGTCAGCTGGCATAGAATAGTACCTACCCCTGTCTGTCAGCTGGCATAGAATAGTACCTACCACTGTCTGTCAGCTGGCATAGAATAGTacctaccactgtctgtctgctggcaTATAATAGTACCTACCCCTGTCAGCTGGCATAGAATAGTacctacccctgtctgtctgctggcaTAGAATAGTACCtatcactgtctgtctgctggcaTAGAATAGTACCTACCCCTGTCTGTCAGCTGACATAAAATAGTACCTACCCCTGTCTGTCAGCTGACATAGAATAGTACCTACCCCTGTCTGTCAGCTGGTATAAAATAGTacctacccctgtctgtctgctctatAGTGTATCAGCTGATATACACACAATAGGAGGTGTCTAAATCAAAAAGGCACAGGGTGTCTAAACAGATTGGCCCCTGGCTCACCCGATACGGCCCAATCAGCTTTGGACCTGGGTGGATCAGATTACCTGTTCCCTGGTAGTGGGACAGGTGAGACAGGTGACACCCACCACCATAGAGAGGCTGGGTTACTGACACCTCCACCTGCCAGACACACTACAGAATCTGTCTGGATGCCCTGTGCCCACCACAGACAGGCCAGTCAACTGAGGCCTGAAGTAAACATGTCAAGGCCAGCATAGCCCCTCTACTAACCTTACCTCCACCGACCAAATACACAGatgcacaaacatacacacacgcacattaaaacataataaaaacgtcaTACGCCTGATTGCTGTTGGGTAATAGTGCCATACTAATTGAGTCATTTCACAATAATGTTTTCTTCTGAGTGGGTTGCAAGATGCTTATGCGCTGTGGAGCAGGAGGGGATTTACACTATAATAGAAtcaacatgtattacataaggatcaGGACTCTCTGGGTCTCTTCTTGTTCCCCTCTGCAGAGGGCAGAGGGCTCCCTGCATGTTTTGAATTTGAAGCAGAATAGGTGCTCTGAGAGATCTGCTCTAAATCAATGTCACATTCCGTATGATTCCCTTCTGGAGGTGCTGTAAACTCTGATTCAATGTTTTAAAAGGGAAAGAGAAGGATGTCCATTCCAAGACCTATAACTAAGATCAGAGTCATATTTAGAGAAGACTTGTGCCAATACGGTTTGTGTCTGAATGTTCTGAGAGCGCCACTTTCTCCTCCATAGCTGTAGCTAAGTGATAATTGATGTTGTGCTGTTTATCTCTGAAAGTTTCAAAACCTATGAAAATGTCCAGTGAAAGCAGATATGCAATTTGTTGACACCACAACACAGTACAGACTTGGAGACACATTATGCCAATCAATAAAAATGTCTGTTAAATTCGCTACTCTGTTTTGCTTGTTTGCAGCGGGTCATTTCATAGGGAACTGTCAGAGGCACTGACATATTGTTACATCACCAACATGGTGAGAATAAAACCTGGCTGAACTCTTAATATATGGCTTTGCCTAAAATGACTGAGGAAGACTAAAACAATCCTCTGTATGGCACTGTCAGCTGTAACAGTTATCAAAGCATTGCTACTTTGTCATGGAGATGCTCAATATTGATTTAACATTCAAATTGTTGTCATTACTATTTTTACTTCTATTGTTTATTACGACTCTATGTGTTGTCATTTTATTGCATTGAATTCACTATTGCATTATCATTCATTTCCTCTttgcatcctctctctcttaaAGATGACATCACAGGCCCATATCCGGACCAGTTTGAGGATGTAATGGATTTTATCAAGGCTACCATTGGCAGACTGAGGAGATCATCCGAGTCCGCCGGCGGCTCAAGGGgaaggagggagcagagagagcaggggaaacagagaggagcagcaAACATAGAccgaagagggggagggagaggagtggggagaggagggcgtggggagaagaaggtgaGGGGGCGAGGGGGCAAAGGGAGGAGCAGTGAAAGAGGGGAGCAGCGGATGAAGCCAGTTGAAGGCCGAGGCTGCTTGCTAAAAGAGGTCCATCTCAACGTCACAGACTTAGGGTTGGGCTACCGGACCAAAGAGGAGCTGATCTTCCGGTACTGCAGCGGCCCTTGTTCAGATGCAGAGACCAACTATGACAAGATCCTCAACAACCTCACCCACAACAAGAAGCTGGTCAAGGACACACCCTCCCGCACCTGCTGTCGACCAATCACGTTTGACGATGATCTGTCATTCCTGGATGACAACAACGAGGACTACCACATTCTGAGGAAGCATTCCGCCCGCAAATGTGGCTGTGTCTGACTCTGGGAGAGACGAATGAAAGAaaagctgacagacagacagaaaggagaAGGAGCAGTAACATAAAGCCTCTCAGAGGCTGGTACTGCCTCTTGGAATGAAGGAACACATGGGAAAAGAAGGGAACATGAGACGGATACAGTCCACTCCAGTGGTGTCTTAGGAACCATGGACAGTATTAGCATGTCCTGTGTCCCACTCCTGAGGGGCTGCTGTGGGGTGAACAGGGATGGTGTGGTCCCCAAACCTCCAGTAGTTAGGCTAATTTAGAGCCCAGATCAGGTCACAGTGGAGAAGGGACTCCTCTATGCTATAATTACATAGAATTTTAATTACTTAGAAATTCAGCGTAATGGTCTTTAAAAGAGACGTTGTCAATTCAGCTCAGTATTCACTTCATGATTGGATCGCGTTCTTGGACGTCTACAGGGGATACGTTCTCATTTCCCTGTGGAACCATGCTGTTACACTCACAGGCTTGCCTGCAATGGAGCTGCTGAGACGGAATCAGAGGAATTCAGGATATTGTTCCTCAAAAACGTCTGTTTTTCCATAGTCAGATCATGAGGCATACAGTGAGAGCAGAACTCTTCTTGACAAGTATTTCCAGCTGCAGTCCAGAGTGTTCTGGTTTCACTGCACAGACTGGAGCTTAACGTTTACATTCACAATGAACGAGGGAACCTGTTGACTGATTTAGTCCTATAGCAAAGAGACAGTCTGGTACGACACATCGATGTAAAATCCAATATATTtacaatttatatatatatataaatatatatatatatatacacacacacaagatgtATTTATTAAGATTGAATTAACTTATTGTTATTTATTGCAGTCCATTTTATgaaagaaatgtttgtttttcttATTTATTTGAGCTCTGTTTTGTCCCGGATGGTACCAAAGTGGAGCATGTGTTTTCTAAGTAGAATCAGATTGTGCTGAAACAACAGGATTCAAGGTGCAGCCATAACTAATCAAACTCATCCTTCAGTTTCAAAATGCTGTACAAAGTCTGTAATCCATGGTAGTTAATCCTAAACCCACTGCCGATTCCAAAACATCATAGATTTATGAGAATAACAGAAGCTATCGATTTAGAGAGGGGGCGCAGAAAGGAAGAGATAGGGTGGAGCGGACCAATTCCAACCTTTTTCAAAACATACAAATCTTATCTCTGCTTTCGATCCTTTTGAATGATGCCAGGTTTGAGCGTCTTTGACAGTGTTCCTCATTTGTCACTAATGGAAAGCAGAGAGGGCTGAGCAGCCTGGGACGTTAGGGGCTGAGGGCCTGGGAGACACCAGTCAGCTGCTCCTCACTCCTCACGCTAACCAAGTAGATGGGTAAACAAGACTACTGCCAAAATCATGGCATGCCATTATCGGTTTACAAAGGAACATACAAAGCCTGCATTCATTGTTTATTTTCTAGGCATAAAGTTGCACTGCCAGTGGTTATCCCGGAGAGCTGTGTAGCTTTCTTTACAATGATACTCTCCACATTATTTCAAGACATCCTCTTTTATTTATAGACAGAATAACAAAATGACCTCATTGCTAGAGAAGTGGTGCAGGACAGGTTGGATATGGCCAGCCTTCAGGCCCACTGCTTTCAATTCACTTACATTCTCTTTCTATCACACCATTTGCAAAGTAATGTGTTACTAAACTCTTTACAAAATGCTACAGAAAAGCTAGTCAGGAGTAATGGTAGCACAGAAAATCTCTGATATCATAGAAGCAGTCAGTAAAAACCTTGACGCTAGACTGTGGAAAAGGGACCCACTGTCCTTTGGCCATCACAGTGCAGTGCAGAAGTTGATGGTATGCATGTACACTTGGCTGCCAGGGTCTGTTACCCTCAACCCTTCAGCCTGGTCCTGGCTCTACACCAAGTCTGGGCAAAAACTTCGTAGTGGTTACTGTCCCAGTAGGCTTTAGCGTTCTTGGgatcgtctctgtctctgtggtctctgCTTTGACAGACATACAGGTTTTTCTTACTGATCTGGGGTTTGTTTGAAAACAATCGTCTAACATGCAGCTTAGCCCACTACTCCCACTGGAACACCAGTGCTTAAGACCATTTAAGGGCGATCTAGGCTCTGCCTCTCTTAGCCAAATCGACATGCACTCCCCTACaaatttatttggacagtgaagcttaaACTTTTCATTTGggtctatactccagcattttcactttgAGATCAAATACTTCATATGaggtgacagtacagaatgtcaccttttattttagGGTATTTTCCAACATTCTGTTTATCCGTTTAAAAATGTAAGCTCTGTGTATCTAGTCCtcccatttgaaggtgtcataaaTATTTGTACAGAATCACACACGTGTATTAAAGTGGTCAGAAAtgttgtatttggtcccatattcctagcacacaatgataAATTTAGAGATACGAAggtcatacctccaagacatgctaacctctcatctTTACCAACAGGGGAGgttaacatttttttggggggtatgatatttatgtcttactttctcactcatcattattcacgattcattcatgattatccgtaatcattgCTAGGAACCACATTAATGCAGAAGTGTTCCCGAAAcacattatattcttatttacaataaaagtgactccaaaattccACAATACATGATTTACTATTGGGAAAAACATCATCCGTAacataaccaaaacaaactgcaaatgcatccaacaacttTGTAGAGTCACAGGTTTGATAGGAATGTGGGAacaaatactacacttttgactactttaatacactacaagtgaaaatatacagtatatcacacaagtgagtacacccctcacagtttagtaaatatttgagtatatcttttcatgtgacaacactgaagaaatgacactttgctacaatgtaaagtagtgagtgtaccacttgtataacagtgtaaatttgctgtcccctcaaaataactcaacacacagccattattGTCTAAACTGCTGGCAAccaaagtgagtacacccctaagtgaaaatgtccaaattgggcccaaagtctcaatattttgtgtggccaccatcattttccagcactgccttaaccctcttgggcatggagttcaccagagcttcacaggttgccactggagtcctcttccactcctccatgatgacatcacggagctggtggatgtttagagaccttgcactcctccaccttccgtttgacgatgccccacagatgctcaatagggtttaggtctggagacatgcttggccagtccatcacctttaccctcagcttctttagcaaggcagtggtcgtcttggagttgtgtttggggtcgttatcatgttggaatactgccctgcggcacagtctccgaagggaggggatcatgctctgcttcagtatgtcacagtacatgttggcattcatggttccctcaatgaactgtagctccccagtgccggcagcactcatgcagccccagaccatgacactcccaccaccatgcttgactgtaggcaagacacacttgtctttgtactcctcacctggttgccgccacacacacttgacaccatctgaaccaaataggtttatcttggtctcatcaaaCCACATGGACAAATaggtttatcttggtctcatcaaaCCACATGGCCAAATaggtttatcttggtctcatcaaaCCACATGGCCTTTCAGATCCTTtaccatgaggtgccatgttgaacttccagtgaccaagcagtatgagggagtgtgagagcgatgacaccaaatttaacacacctgctccccattcacacctgagaccttgtaaccctaacgagtcacatgacaccagTGAGGGAATATGGCTAATTGGGCCTAATTTGGActttttcacttaggggtgtactcacttttgttgccagcagctttagacattaatggctgtgtgttgagttattttgaggggacagcaaatttacactgttatacaagctgtacactcactcctttacattgtagcaaagtgtcatttcttcagtgttcaaatcaaatcaaatcaaatgtatttatatagcccttcgtacatcagctgatatctcaaagtgctgtacagaaacccagcctaaaaccccaaacagcaagcaatgcaggtgtagaagcatggtgttgtcacatgaaaatatATACTCAAATacttacaaaaatgtgagggatGTACTCACtattgtgatatactgtatatcttcaagtgtggggaggggggggactaCTTACAAAGTAATTacatttctaaatggtaaaacagatatgtatgaatataccctcaaataaaaggtgacattttgCACTCTCACCTCatctgaaacatttgatctcaaatgcTGGAGTATAGGGACAAATGTACAGATTATTTAgattcactgtccaaataaatacgtaaGGAAGTGTGCGTCTTAAGACCAGACAGTACAACAAAAACAGACAGTGTTTGTGACATCactgaaggggagagaggggaccaCTGGGTAACCAGGCATTCAGTGTGAGCATtatacagcatacagtatacactCACCCAAAACAACTACTAAACAGACGGGAACACTAACAGAGAATTATTTAAGAGCATAATATTACTGCTATGCCTTTGTCCCATTATCATAGAGAGG
Proteins encoded in this region:
- the LOC109892068 gene encoding glial cell line-derived neurotrophic factor-like, giving the protein MKLWDVLAMCLLLLSSVSTRPLYQNLQPAKRAHYSDWHSDSLSPSVEEPEPEFQSESHSLQEISMEEKYDITGPYPDQFEDVMDFIKATIGRLRRSSESAGGSRGRREQREQGKQRGAANIDRRGGGRGVGRGGRGEKKVRGRGGKGRSSERGEQRMKPVEGRGCLLKEVHLNVTDLGLGYRTKEELIFRYCSGPCSDAETNYDKILNNLTHNKKLVKDTPSRTCCRPITFDDDLSFLDDNNEDYHILRKHSARKCGCV